The nucleotide sequence CCTCTAAAACTGTGGGAGTTGTTCGCTCCACAAACCTCAATATTCACGTAGCCAAAAGTGTAAAAATCCTACTCTAGGGCATGTTACTGTACATGTAACACGTGGTGGCCACAGGCCAATAAAAATACTTCAGGCAATGTTACCCATCAAGGTGGGAATGAGTACATAGTATCGGGTATTATCTCTTAAACTGTTGGAGAATATCGCTCTACAGCATTTTGCCAACTGACTATCCGCCCAACAGACCAACCCAATGCAgacttcaaactttgtttgcaggagtataaatataaatattcatatattctaatgatttttcaacaacaatggaagtatacaatgtaaacaatggTCCCATTACCATGGCAACAtaccataaaatataaatttagttaacaaactaataaaacagaagaaaatgtgtaaaactaacattttacatatttcaaaaaaaataaaaatacaaagttCACGATCAtgataagaaaaacatattgaagACCTCCAGCAAGGCTGTTGTAAGTTCCAGCAGACCAAAcggatttatttctttttctgcaAGCCACCCTCAATGATGTTGCACTTTGGGAGGGTTTAGTTTTCATGCAACAGCAGACCacgaatataaaacaatttaatcaatttatcagtgctttttgaaaaaattaaataatggcCTTGTAAAATTTACCAGAACTAACAAATCTGAAAAAAGGGCTTCTCTTAAATAAGGCAATCAACAGCAACCAATACACACAGAAAGCACTTAACCAAAATTGTGGTCAAAATTACCACAAGCACAAAAAAGCCTGACATATGCTCAATAACTCCATATATCTAGAGTACAAGAAAACAAGGTAAACATGCTTAACTCAATTCTATGTGACAGATTAATGATGAATATCAGTtcaattcatttgattttgGTCCAACTGCAGTGGCTCACATGGATAATGCAAACTACTGGCCTTGACCGTACACACATATAGTAATGAACATCAAACACATAGTACCCATTATATACAACTCCACTGATAAAAaccttgtttgttttgtttcttttttccaCAGCTTTGACCTTTTCAACTATTCTCTCCTCTCTAACATGAAATTCTGGCCTTGACCTTAAGCGTAATGAAAACCCTTgatcttgtttttttcttctctgAAGCCATGACCTTCTCTCCACTCTGACTTGAATAAcagaccttgaccttagagtgATGAACAACATTGACCTTGTTTTTCATCCAAGGCCATGACCTTTCAATGCCCCTTTCTCTATACATTGACCTCCGTGTCATAAACACCATTAACCTTGACCTTCTCCACTACGCTCTCCTCTCTAATTCCAACAACTTGCCTTGACATTGGAGTAATGATCACCAAATATCACCATTCTACCATACAACTGGTAAAAGTCTTCATCCAGGTTCTTCTCTAACACTTTGCCTTTCCTTTACCTTGAGCAACTTGAGTCCATGTCTTATTGCAGTATAAGTCATTGAGTATTATGTGTCATTATTAACCTCTGTTTGTTGTGAGATATTCTCTGTCAAATTGGTCAGTATCGTTACCTGATGTAcagtaaattgaaaaatgaaataacttttctcaatcagtttgtatttaaaaatgattccATTATATCCATGTTTCAAAATTCTCAATAGTAATAATCCttgcaaataaatttcaatgcattctACAACAAAATCCTGATTAACgtcttatttttcaaattaatcatTGGACTGAGAATTTCTCATGAGAATTATCAAAGGAAATGACTCATTCCCCAGTTTGACTTATAACTGAGCTTTCCCCAATCTCTTCTTGTGTACTTCTTCCCACTTTCTCTTCTCCTTTCATTCCATTCTCTGATGTCTTCAAGTTTTCCTCCCCATTATCCTTAAGAGAGGTTTTAGAATCGCAAATATCTTTATCAGCCTTCATATTAGTAGTTTCTCCATCAATGTCCCTTACAGTGTCATCATCTCCTTTATTGTTTTTTCCATAAATTATGTGAGGATCCTTATTCTCTCCGGACTTGGGTTTATCTAATGTTCCAAATGGCTTATCATCTATGTGGCTAGGCTTATCAATTTCAAGCCGTTGACGTTTCCGTGACGTCATCTCCTCTTCACTGCTATCGTCCTGCGCTtcaatttcagcattttctCTCCATCGCTGTTTTCTCGACTCGTGTGATGCTATCATCTCGTCAAGGGTCactgtaataaaaaaattggcatCATTTCATGCACTTAAGTATACACATGTCAACACAAAACACATCTCTACATCattcacaaacaaataaatagagAAGCTTCTGTAAGTTaccatgtatacattttatcaaatgtgtttgttttaataatatggGCTCTTGAAAggcttaaaggcgcacaatacaggctgattcaaaaataaaaaataaaaatattatcatgtttatctcatttgatttaatgatcaaaaccaaaaacaacagcatatcATTTACGTAGAGATAAAGAAATACAATGTAGCAATAGTTTTGCAATCTTTTAACTCTGGAAATTGTGGCCACATCGCTATTATTTCCACAAACCCAATTTTTAAGGttagtattttttatctgttatatgcttttttatcatttgagtcaaatgagttagacaagtcaaaactaaaaataaatacttttggcatcaacctatattgtgcgcctttaagtcATTTGGACTCGTGCAATGGTAGGTCATctgaatacaaatacaagtcTGGGCAAATGAATATTCTTCAAGTTTGTGATTAATAGACATCAATCGTTTTACAATTGGTAGTATGTGATATATGATGATTGCAAGTGCAATTACACTATAAAGCTGACTTAATCAAAGTCAATAACACTTTGTCAGGAACTACTTTTCATCATGGGTGTGGTTTCTACCAATTGTGAAGTCGTTCCATGAAAAACTGTAGATTACGAAGAAGTTTAAgtcttaaaatgatattaaccTACAGACAGAGAAGGTTGACAGACTGCCAAAGTGACCTCTATATACTTATTGTAGTCTCAAACTACTGATTATTTTCAGCGATGTTCCGGtgatcaattataatcaaaaattataatcaaaaattgattggttgagCCTGAAAATTGTATTAGGTCATAATTGATCATATATTCAGATTACTCCTGAACTTGATCAACCCTGTTGTACGGACTACTTACAGCCTCCCTGTCTCTCCATCAGCACCTTAGGATTCCTGTCTTCTACGAGCCATTCAGACTGCATCAGTAAAGGGGGACTCAGATCACACCAGGGCGCAATGTCACAGCCTGAAAAAATGACAGAAAGATGAGTTCAAATCCAATTTACAGTAGATAAAAGAATAAGAAGCACATTTACTAGTTCACTTATCACCCGAATATTGTCTCACAAATATTTGAGAGTCCGATACATCAACTGTAACTTACAATACATGTAAAGTGAATCATGCCATCTTGATGAgactttttgtttataataaacctGAGAATGTTTGAAAACTTACTCATCAAAAAGGctttcataatttaaaactcattatttgaattttgttttttgtcagaagtAAAACTACAACTTTAACTACATAGATAAGTGTCAAATATCTGAATATTTATAATAGGGTTCATAAACAGGAGGAATACATAAATATGCCAAGACTTGTCcgtttttcttgatttaatccAGGgctatatatatgtgtattggCACTTGCTGGGGACGGGTATTATTGGCAAAGCATCGAGATCTAGAACAATATTTCATAAGCATATCTCAATATAtcgttgaaataaaaataggtAATGTATGGTAACTAATTAGGTTTCTCTGttcatatcattattatttcactTTCTGTTTCGATAATCCATAAATTGCAGAACTAGGTATCAATAATGTTGTGCATCCCTAGAACAGGCTTTGTCAAATACTAACCaagtttaatgtaaatattctgAATGGTTTCTGAATTATAGGGTATTGTAGACCTACAGTAAGGACAACATTAGTGAATGGCAATACAATTTCTATTGAACAACAAACAAGCTAAAGATTTGATAAAACATCTCTCCAAACCTAGGGGCCCTTTTtaagggtgtgagtggtctagtggtttaggtgtccGCTCTTAACCCAACAGGTCTCAGGTTTACAAACCATGGAACATTCTAATGACCTCTTagaaaggacacagtactggtttctgctcAGGCAACTGACTCGAGAGTGATTTACATCAGTAACTCATATCAGCTTTCAGCTATCCCAAAAGTtgtgtgaaaataaatataaccagAACACCTCCGTACCTGTTTCCACTTTAGCTTTCTCGAGGTCATTCAGCATGCTCTTCACCATTGTTGCTCTGTGAAAAAATAAGAGGAGATGTTATCAATAAAAGTTTGATCAGCCAGGGGTTGTCAGCAAGATGGATACATAAATTTTCTCTGAGTTCTCCTATTTCCCCCTcaacataagaccacactctcacgcaACATGACATGAGTGTGACTGTGTGGCTAAGCttaatttaatattactttcttcactgttgtaaaaaataaagattaaaataaataaagttaaaaataaatcaattgacCGCTGTCAATCATTTAAACACCACTTTAAATGCTTTAGAACCAGCACAAACGCCagtgaaaaacaaattataataaggCAAGTCAAACTCCTTGCTTACTTGATGGAATGCTCAGCCCAAAGCTGCTGGAGGGAGGTGAGGTTGTCTTCATGGCATTCTGAAACATGAATGGGGAAAgtcttaaaactgttttgaaaatactgggccaattgtttagaaatttgttaaagtaaGCAATTATTAATTACAGAAGTGTTAACTTTTAAGTCTTAACTTCTCTAGAAGATTAATGAAttcacttgtgatctgcagtatttgtAACAAATGCTGTTTTAACAGTACCTGTcttattcaaatacatatgAGGATATCATCAACTTTTTATGTCTACAAGTTAACaacagtcacattgtttacTTTCACAACAATCTGAACAATCGCCCAAATGTTTTCAAGAACCAACAACAGGGCTATTGTACTAtctcatttctttaaattgaccATTGCAAATGCTTGCTTGATTTGTTTGCATCCTGTTATCGACTGCAACTTAACTTAAACGActtgaaatatgaaacaaatatgcCACAAGAAGTTTCCATTAACTTGGTTTTGGCAGTCCTGGAACCCATCCAATAAAAATCTAAGTCAATTTAAGTCGTAAATTGAAAATACCTTagtcatattttgttattttgatacatacttgagtatattgaaaataagccaatatttaaaatgaatgtaaagttgaggaaataaaaacaagaggcccataagggcctatgctctactggcatggcttttgtggtcatttttaatTCAGAGCAtctatgtatgggtaaaaggtaacagacatatagttcacgttttgtgtttgggttacctgaaaacgctgcacgttcaacatttcagcccagaaagtattgtaagcataTTAGTTAcatgaacaattttaatatgtgccaagtaaaggtcatctgacaaaaaaaaatgctttcaaaactgtactcatggtaaaaatttctgtagttctaaaattaaaaaaagttggtcaaaaggtcaaagtcaagggcatcagaggacaacattgatgccaATTTGCAAAACTGTAGACATGGTCTAAATATCATTGCTGAagctttaagaataaaaaagaaggtcaaaaggggtggggcaaGCTTTGGCCCCAGGGGCATATTTTGAGCCTTGTGATGCCTTAATAAATTACGCAAGTGTTTGCAAAGCTGGTtccgacaatttttttttcaaacattccaaatttaagtataccaagcCTGTGAACCAGTACAgaacatgtaaacttggctaaaaatagaaatcactcatgcagacctggctaaaaataggtTAACTAAAAgtagcatttctttaaaactttcaaggcccataatataggcat is from Mya arenaria isolate MELC-2E11 chromosome 9, ASM2691426v1 and encodes:
- the LOC128246611 gene encoding tRNA pseudouridine(38/39) synthase-like translates to MRPMTDSQCATHDCGRAFLWHQIRSIFSVVFLVGKGKESVEVVDELLNIEKNPRKPQYNMSSDAPLCLYDADFGGEFEWVYEAECHEDNLTSLQQLWAEHSIKATMVKSMLNDLEKAKVETGCDIAPWCDLSPPLLMQSEWLVEDRNPKVLMERQGGLTLDEMIASHESRKQRWRENAEIEAQDDSSEEEMTSRKRQRLEIDKPSHIDDKPFGTLDKPKSGENKDPHIIYGKNNKGDDDTVRDIDGETTNMKADKDICDSKTSLKDNGEENLKTSENGMKGEEKVGRSTQEEIGESSVISQTGE